Proteins from a genomic interval of Anolis sagrei isolate rAnoSag1 chromosome 1, rAnoSag1.mat, whole genome shotgun sequence:
- the DDB2 gene encoding DNA damage-binding protein 2 isoform X1, translating to MKLPRRRFFPAPFRETQAPEEAAKEAAGECLNRMAPGKDSKDKKHLRTCGSTSEKEMKSNRKRKRDCEDLENGPQTKKINVRKAPKSLDKAGKPFSCTMIRNRGVFSHQLEMQKNIVHYIYQNMLGSTIRAQLKKCLQVPFVRSLHSYRLFRSASPFSRRITCLEWHPTHPSTVVVGSKGGDIILWDYEVLNKTCFIEGKGPGDSLGSMKFSPFELEKLYVASGDGTLRLHNLEGQTAHVISRTPACDHEFHDVCFWYCSVDVSATCRTLVTGDNVGNVILLSTDGEKIWDLKLHKKKVTHVEFNSRCDWLLATASVDQTVKIWDLRNIKDKSSCLHVLPHDKAVNSAYFSPTDGAKLLTTDQHSEIRVYSSSDWSKPQHLISHPHRQFQHLTPIKATWHPRYDLIVAGRYPDPLFPGYTADELRTIDIFDGNSGEMVCQLHDSNALGIISLNKFNPMGDTLVSGMGFNILIWSREEMVAEKQERLMQAMAEQGVGCSNVSRQGGRRQRPSNPGTSKLKTKLLSLELESSKTQTKEQKFQEKKKRKNAED from the exons ATGAAACTCCCAAGGAGGCGCTTCTTTCCCGCGCCTTTCAGGGAAACACAAGCGCCTGAGGAGGCGGCGAAGGAGGCCGCGGGTGAG TGTTTGAACAGAATGGCCCCTGGAAAAGATTCAAAAGACAAGAAGCATCTCAGGACATGTGGAAGTACATCAGAAAAAGAGATGAAATCAAATAGGAAAAGAAAACGTGACTGTGAAGATCTAGAAAATGGGCCACAAACCAAAAAAATAAATGTGAGGAAAGCTCCCAAGAGTCTGGACAAAGCAG GAAAACCTTTCAGTTGCACCATGATCCGAAACAGAGGGGTGTTCTCCCATCAGCTGGAAATGCAGAAAAACATTGTCCATTATATTTATCAGAACATGCTGGGAAGCACTATCAGGGCACAGCTGAAAAAG TGCCTTCAGGTGCCTTTTGTGCGTTCTCTCCATTCATACCGCCTGTTTCGATCAGCAAGTCCTTTCAGTAGAAGAATTACATGTTTGGAATGGCATCCAACGCACCCCAGCACAGTTGTTGTGGGCTCCAAAGGCGGAGACATCATCCTGTGGGACTATGAAGTGCTTAATAAAACCTGCTTCATAGAAGGA AAAGGCCCAGGAGACTCTCTTGGAAGCATGAAATTCAGCCCGTTTGAGTTGGAAAAACTTTATGTGGCATCAGGGGATGGCACCCTTAGACTACATAACCTTGAGGGCCAAACTGCACATGTGATCTCTCGGACCCCAGCCTGTGACCATGAATTTCATGATGTTTG TTTCTGGTACTGCAGTGTTGATGTATCTGCAACATGCCGGACTCTGGTGACGGGTGATAATGTGGGCAATGTCATCCTGCTCAGTACCGATGGTGAAAAG ATATGGGATCTGAAACTGCACAAAAAGAAAGTGACTCATGTGGAGTTTAATTCTCGCTGTGATTGGCTCCTGGCTACAGCCTCAGTAGACCAGACAGTTAAAATATGGGATCTAAGAAACATAAAGGACAAATCAAGTTGTCTTCACGTACTTCCACATGACAAAGCAGTCAATTCAG CATATTTCAGCCCAACTGATGGTGCAAAGCTCCTGACTACTGACCAGCACAGTGAAATCCGGGTTTATTCATCTTCTGATTGGTCCAAACCACAGCATTTGATTTCACATCCCCATCGCCAGTTCCAGCACCTTACACCTATCAAG GCAACATGGCATCCTCGTTATGATCTCATTGTGGCTGGTCGTTACCCAGACCCTCTTTTCCCAGGATACACAGCAGATGAGCTGAGAACTATTGACATATTTGATGGAAATAGTGGAGAGATGGTGTGCCAGCTCCATGATTCAAATGCTTTGGGCATTATCTCA CTCAACAAGTTTAACCCTATGGGAGATACGCTGGTCTCTGGAATGG GATTCAATATTCTTATCTGGAGCCGTGAAGAGATGGTGGCTGAAAAGCAGGAGCGTCTCATGCAAGCTATGGCAGAGCAAGGAGTTGGATGCAGTAATGTATCTCGACAAGGAGGAAGAAGACAGAGGCCGTCAAATCCAGGAACAAGCAAACTTAAAACTAAACTACTCAGTCTTGAATTAGAGAGCTCTAAAACTCAGACCAAAGAACAGAAAtttcaagagaagaagaaaaggaagaatgcaGAGGACTAA
- the DDB2 gene encoding DNA damage-binding protein 2 isoform X2, giving the protein MAPGKDSKDKKHLRTCGSTSEKEMKSNRKRKRDCEDLENGPQTKKINVRKAPKSLDKAGKPFSCTMIRNRGVFSHQLEMQKNIVHYIYQNMLGSTIRAQLKKCLQVPFVRSLHSYRLFRSASPFSRRITCLEWHPTHPSTVVVGSKGGDIILWDYEVLNKTCFIEGKGPGDSLGSMKFSPFELEKLYVASGDGTLRLHNLEGQTAHVISRTPACDHEFHDVCFWYCSVDVSATCRTLVTGDNVGNVILLSTDGEKIWDLKLHKKKVTHVEFNSRCDWLLATASVDQTVKIWDLRNIKDKSSCLHVLPHDKAVNSAYFSPTDGAKLLTTDQHSEIRVYSSSDWSKPQHLISHPHRQFQHLTPIKATWHPRYDLIVAGRYPDPLFPGYTADELRTIDIFDGNSGEMVCQLHDSNALGIISLNKFNPMGDTLVSGMGFNILIWSREEMVAEKQERLMQAMAEQGVGCSNVSRQGGRRQRPSNPGTSKLKTKLLSLELESSKTQTKEQKFQEKKKRKNAED; this is encoded by the exons ATGGCCCCTGGAAAAGATTCAAAAGACAAGAAGCATCTCAGGACATGTGGAAGTACATCAGAAAAAGAGATGAAATCAAATAGGAAAAGAAAACGTGACTGTGAAGATCTAGAAAATGGGCCACAAACCAAAAAAATAAATGTGAGGAAAGCTCCCAAGAGTCTGGACAAAGCAG GAAAACCTTTCAGTTGCACCATGATCCGAAACAGAGGGGTGTTCTCCCATCAGCTGGAAATGCAGAAAAACATTGTCCATTATATTTATCAGAACATGCTGGGAAGCACTATCAGGGCACAGCTGAAAAAG TGCCTTCAGGTGCCTTTTGTGCGTTCTCTCCATTCATACCGCCTGTTTCGATCAGCAAGTCCTTTCAGTAGAAGAATTACATGTTTGGAATGGCATCCAACGCACCCCAGCACAGTTGTTGTGGGCTCCAAAGGCGGAGACATCATCCTGTGGGACTATGAAGTGCTTAATAAAACCTGCTTCATAGAAGGA AAAGGCCCAGGAGACTCTCTTGGAAGCATGAAATTCAGCCCGTTTGAGTTGGAAAAACTTTATGTGGCATCAGGGGATGGCACCCTTAGACTACATAACCTTGAGGGCCAAACTGCACATGTGATCTCTCGGACCCCAGCCTGTGACCATGAATTTCATGATGTTTG TTTCTGGTACTGCAGTGTTGATGTATCTGCAACATGCCGGACTCTGGTGACGGGTGATAATGTGGGCAATGTCATCCTGCTCAGTACCGATGGTGAAAAG ATATGGGATCTGAAACTGCACAAAAAGAAAGTGACTCATGTGGAGTTTAATTCTCGCTGTGATTGGCTCCTGGCTACAGCCTCAGTAGACCAGACAGTTAAAATATGGGATCTAAGAAACATAAAGGACAAATCAAGTTGTCTTCACGTACTTCCACATGACAAAGCAGTCAATTCAG CATATTTCAGCCCAACTGATGGTGCAAAGCTCCTGACTACTGACCAGCACAGTGAAATCCGGGTTTATTCATCTTCTGATTGGTCCAAACCACAGCATTTGATTTCACATCCCCATCGCCAGTTCCAGCACCTTACACCTATCAAG GCAACATGGCATCCTCGTTATGATCTCATTGTGGCTGGTCGTTACCCAGACCCTCTTTTCCCAGGATACACAGCAGATGAGCTGAGAACTATTGACATATTTGATGGAAATAGTGGAGAGATGGTGTGCCAGCTCCATGATTCAAATGCTTTGGGCATTATCTCA CTCAACAAGTTTAACCCTATGGGAGATACGCTGGTCTCTGGAATGG GATTCAATATTCTTATCTGGAGCCGTGAAGAGATGGTGGCTGAAAAGCAGGAGCGTCTCATGCAAGCTATGGCAGAGCAAGGAGTTGGATGCAGTAATGTATCTCGACAAGGAGGAAGAAGACAGAGGCCGTCAAATCCAGGAACAAGCAAACTTAAAACTAAACTACTCAGTCTTGAATTAGAGAGCTCTAAAACTCAGACCAAAGAACAGAAAtttcaagagaagaagaaaaggaagaatgcaGAGGACTAA